One Molothrus ater isolate BHLD 08-10-18 breed brown headed cowbird chromosome 4, BPBGC_Mater_1.1, whole genome shotgun sequence genomic window carries:
- the LOC118686035 gene encoding coiled-coil domain-containing protein 42-like: METWSKEEMSALFLRMCKVKLPAFLRELRVTEEDSQSSLMQLFKKKKEVQEMEKVMAEKEEAFRERMKVIADRWRDLHTRRAQLKAHVERSGSAVQKCEELRIQALKIDRKQREENIKMDGELVRVKMELETLRKKHRKLCKKVQNYSIFKKYLEDVVEVSQFEDISEVISQYMLLVRTRKDLLQSQQGHKQLTEQDKVFLEQYKAQKEAEMLQYQNELGQLKLRIYQAQSDIPLWEAHWADIQDRTSKKTGKLWTIKLAIHNLFQSTNLRLQAQWSVLECTSCRQLSMVKPSQKEEQYSSLSKTLKTSSSMQEMQKQPEGCYTFEDKRTWQHDLSCQ, from the exons atgGAGACCTGGAGCAAAGAGGAGATGTCAGCCCTTTTCCTCAGGATGTGTAAGGTGAAACTCCCAGCCTTCCTCAG GGAACTCAGAGTGACAGAGGAGGACTCCCAGTCTTCACTTATGCAGctctttaagaaaaagaaagaagtccAAGAGATGGAAAAGGTCATGGCCGAAAAAGAAGAG GCCTTCAGGGAGAGGATGAAAGTCATTGCTGACCGGTGGAGGGACCTGCACACCAGGAGGGCCCAGCTGAAAGCCCACGTGGAGAGATCTGGAAGTGCTGTGCAG AAATGTGAAGAGTTACGAATCCAAGCTCTGAAGAtagacagaaaacagagagaggaGAACATAAAAATGGATGGTGAGCTTGTGAGAGTCAAGATGGAACTCGAAAccctcagaaaaaaacaccGTAAACTCTGCAAAAAAGTGCAGAACTACTCCATCTTCAAGAAATACCTGGAGGATGTGGTGGAGGTCTCACAG TTTGAGGACATCTCAGAAGTCATTTCACAGTACATGCTGCTGGTGAGGACACGGAAGGACCTTCTGCAGTCACAGCAGGGGCACAAGCAGCTGACTGAGCAAGACAAGGTGTTCCTGGAGCAgtacaaagcacagaaagaagcTGAGATGCTTCAGTACCAAaatgagctggggcagctcaaACTGCGTATTTATCAGGCTCAAAGTGACATCCCCCTCTGG GAGGCTCACTGGGCTGACATCCAGGACAGGACCTCCAAGAAAACTGGGAAGCTGTGGACTATCAAGCTGGCCATCCACAACCTTTTCCAGTCCACCAACCTGCGGCTGCAAGCACAGTGGAGTGTGTTGGAGTGCACCAGCTGCAGACAGCTCAGCATGGTAAAGCCAAGCCAGAAGGAGGAGCA ATACAGCAGTTTATCCAAGACCTTAAAGACATCCAGCTCTATGCAGGAGATGCAGAAGCAACCAGAGGGTTGCTACACCTTTGAAGACAAAAGGACGTGGCAGCATGACCTGTCCTGCCAGTGA